The genome window aaggtcacaactacagtgagctgtggtcatgccatgGCATTCCAGCTTTGGCGACACAGTGAAgccgtctcagaaaaagaaaaaaaagtatcatccctttaaaaaatggaaacctctttttttaatggagaaaggcTAAAATTATCTATAATGATTATATGTagttaatgaatttatttatttattttgagacggcatctcgctgtcacaggctggagtgcggtggcacaatctcagctcactgcaaccttcgcctcccgggttcaagtgattctcctgcctcagcctctcgagtagctggactacaggcgcatgccaccacgcccagctaatttttgtattttttttttttttggtagagaaggtgtgttgccatgttggccaggcaggtcttgaactcttgacctcaagtgatccacctgcctcagcctcccaaagtgctgggattacaggtgtgagtcactgcgcccggcctgatgtctacaacttttaaattattcagaaaaaaattatacagacatCTAAAGATGAAGTAAATGTGGCCAAAAATTAACAATTGATGAATCTATAGGGTAACCACAAAgtatggaaacttttttttttttttattttttggaagcagagtcttgctatgttgcccaggctggtctcaaactcttgggctcaagtgattctcccatcttggcctcccctagtgctggcatgagccaccccgtCTGGCCTATCATATTTTTCTATAGATTGAAGATGTTCTTGATGGCATTATGAATATTTGCCTATTTCCAGACTTTGCAGCTACATAGTAGACAAACGATATAGGGCCTCCATTGAActattctttcatcttttctgtaGGTCTGAAATCCTTCAAAATAAAACGTAGGGAGCGGGGGAAGGAATCTCAGCCCTAGGCTAAGCTTCTAGTCCTGAAATCAGGATTCCATGCTCTAGGAAGGAGCTCAAAGGAGAGGACAACAGTCAAGACAGGCTCCAGATGTGTTTATTAGGCTATTTAAATAGAACCATGTGACCATTTCTGTAGgtaaaatgacaaagaagaatTACAAACACTTTGGGTCTTTCCTGAattctctcccctttctctggTCAACTCCACCCACCTTCACTCTCAAAGGAAAGGCACAGGGGGAAGGAAGTCAGTGAGGGGACTCAGGAGAGTCTGCGTGGCTCCTATCACCCCAAACATATTCTGGTTTCCCGAAGTAAGAGGCAAGGCTTGCTCTGATCTTTCCCAGTTCTCAGAGTCCAGCAGGCCGCTGTGCTGGACACATACATGGATCCACCAACATGTATCAGTCCTTCTGTGTTCTCTCCTGCATGGTAGAGGCTGGAAGCCTAAGAACTATATTCCTCAGAATTTCCTGCCAGCCAGGATTTGCTTTAAAGTCCACTAATGAGAGGCATGTCTAGAAACCATGATTCCTTTTCCAGCAGTGGCAGACAGTAGGCATGAGGTTTTGTAGCATCTTCTGAGCACTTTCCAGTACATCATCTGCTTTTGTGCTGCTGGAAGCTGAGACCATCAGCAGGAGTTTTCTGTGCCTCCTGCACGTTGCTGATCTCTGACAGTTGCTACTGGCTTTCTCCAATTTTCACTTCTCTGTTCCTTTCAGTGGTTTTATAAATACTTCATTCCTATTAGATCCCTTCCTGCTTATATTAATAATACCTAAAGGGGACATGGTTTTCCTGACTCATCCAGCTGTCTTAGGACCTTACTCCAAAGTAAGGAAGGCTTCTCTTGGGGAGGTAATTGCCTGTAGAAAGATTTCCAAACACTGTTCATTATTTGATGCCAAAAAGGTAAACAGAAGCTGATGTGGGTGGTAGGCAATTCCCAGCCATGGAACACATGCTGGCCTGTGAGTCCTGAGAAGCTGAATGGGATGCCAGTTCCCTGACCAGAAATGTCCTCCCATCTACCTCACTGCTGCCATTCCCCTGGGGATGCCAGGGCTGGGCAATGACCACATGGAGCAGAGACGGCACCCGACAATGCAGAAGAGATGTCTGCAGTACCGACCCAGCTCTCAAAACCCACCTGGCATTACCCTGGAACACAGGAACATTTTGTCATCCTCCTGGCACAGGGGAGGGAGTTCTCTGCTGCCAGGCCTCttggagctgaggcaggagggtcagcaAGAGAGAGTCTAGCACAGCCAGACCCTCCCAGGAACACCGAAGACCCCTGGAAAACCAAGAGGCCTGAAGGTGACTACTTCATCTTACCAATTTCAAGCCCATCCCCCAGCAGGGCCAAGCCCCCAGCACCTGCAGGCCCCTCCTTACCAGTCAGTCTTTCTCACTTCTCCTGGGTCTGTGGAGAGCTGTAGTCAGGGCTCCCTGGGatgcctcagccccctctgcCCAGCACCCCCAACACACCTGTGATCCAGCTGCAGTAGGCCCCGCTCCAGCAGCTCCTGCACCTCCTTGTTCGCTCCAAACACGTCCCACAGGGTCAGCTGGGGCTCAAACTGCTGCCAGTGCTGGGGAAGCCAGAGGGTCAGAGGTGGGGAGCTGGCCTGGCTACTCTGGGCCATGAAGTTGGGGTGTGGTGAGAGGTGGGGGAGGGTCCAGTCCAGCATGGAGATCTCAGCAGCTGACATGCGTGAAACCAGAACCAGGCCAATGGGCCAGCAGGGAGGAGGGCACCTTCACTCCTGTTCCACTGAGGCTGGAACCCAGCTTCCAGCCAAGCCAGGCCTTCCTCTAtgcctcctctcttccctcccctctcagccAGCTCTAGCCAGGGCTTTATGGCTCTGCCTTATCCAGAGCAGCTCTGGGTTTGCTTGATCGTTATCTACTGTGCTTCCTATGAGAGGTTTCAGTGCTCCCTAAAAACAAGTGGAAACCCTTTATCTATCTATTGCTTCACAGAGCTCAGAAAATTGAGGTTGAGAGAGGTGAAAGGATTTGTGTCCAAGGTTGCAGTAAAACGAGGGCTGGAACTTGGGTCTCCGAAGCCCTGGTCTAGGGTTCTTAGCTATGCACCACTGCTCACTGCTTCTGCCCATCAGGCCTCAGCTGGACCCAGGCCCCACTTCTAGCTGCTAATCTCACAGAAATTGGAAGTATATGTGTGGGggggggtggcagggagggggcaTTGATTCTGCAAGACTTAGGAGGGAGTGGTGTGCAAGAATCCCAAGTCCTTACCTGGTGAGTGATCCCCACATTGGTGCGTAGCCCCAGGGCCAAAACTTCCTCCAGCCTCAAAGAAAAATCATCAAGGAGTCTTAGACAGGAGGCCTGTGTTCCTCCCATTCTCCAAATTCTACATTGGGATGCATTTAGAAGAGGCTAACAGGGACCATACAGTATGTGGCAAGGCAGGGGCCAGGGCAAGACAGGAAATAAAAGATGTACAAATAGAGGTGGTCTTGGGGTATGGGGACCCTGGGGGAGAGCCCTGTGCCCTTGGATGCTCACAGCTCCAGCCTGCCCAGGGGGACACGCTTCCGAGTGCCATGGCCAAACAGCATCACCTCCTTCATCCAGTTGTCAGGCTCCAGGGTCTGGATCCGAGCCTCCCGGGTGTGGCCTCCAGCCCCCTGGGGCATAAATCGCCCATGGGCCCCTGACAACATCAACAACCATCCCCACATTAATGGGTGTTAATACTATGTGCTTACCAGATTTAAATCATGTAGTTCCTGGAGCAACTGCCTCTAACACACTGGAaatgtaaattctttttcttttctttctttttttttttttttttttgaggtggtgtctcactatgctgcccaggctggtcttggacgcCTGGGGTcaaacgatcttcccacctcagcttcccaagtagctcagattagaGGCACACGACACCAGgcccttctttgttttttcttttttttttttttaaatcatctatcCCAAAATGCCAAGACATATAAATTCTTGGGCTGTCCTCTAGCCCTGTCCAATTGGGAATTctgagggtggggcccagcagcctggcttttaacaagccctccaggagaTTCTCATACACACTAAAGGCTGAGAACCGCAGTGCAAGGTGCGACATTAAGCCCCTTACAATTCATGCTCAACGGTTCTATAGGGAGGTATTATTTTTTGccacattttacatatgagaaaatagaGGCTTGGAGAGATTAATGtggcccaagttcacacagccacGACATTCCTCTCCTGAGTCATCTTTTCTGTAGTTCACGGGACTCACCAGGCCCAATGCCAAGGTACTGACCACACTGCCAGTAAGTCCAATTGTGGGTACTGAGCGCTCCCTGCGGGGAGGGAGGAAATAGTGCAGAGTGAAGAGGACGGGCCTCGTTTTTGACTCAGGTAAGGGGCCCCAGGTTAGAATGTCCCACCATCTCAGCCAGGATCCTTCTCTTCAGAAGGTCACAATGCCCTGCTCACACTGCAGTCTGCCCATCCTCCACCTCCAGCCATCAGCCCCAGAACTTACATTCCGGGCAAAGTTAGAGACCTCATACTGGTGGAAGCCAGCCTCCCGAAGGATGACCCGGCCCCTCTGGTACATCTCAGCTGCGAGCTCTGGGTCAGGGGCTGGAAGGGCACCCCGCTGCACCTGGGCGAAGAGTGCGGTTCCCCGCTCCAGGGACAGCTGGTAGAGGGAGAGGTGGTCATCACAGTGGTGCAGCAGTTCCTGCAGCTGCCCAAGCCACAGCTCCacctgctgtgctggcagcccCAGCATCAAGTCCACAGACACGCGCCCGGGAAACAGGCGCCGGGCCTCTGCCAGCGTCCGCAGAGCATCGCAGGCCGAGTGCGTCCGTCCCAACAGCCGGAGCTCAGTGTCATCTAGGGACTGGGAAAAGAGGGTGGGTGTAAGCATACCAGCAGCTCAGAGAGAGACAAGAACGCTCACCCCATTGTAGACACTGATACAGGGAGAAAGCAGCATGTGGCAGGCAGCTGGAAGGCAGGAGGGGGAAGGTCAAGCTGGCACCAACAGCTGCCGTTCACAGAAGGGTCGCTATGTGCCAAGCTCTTTTATGTGGTGTCTAATTTAATCTTTGTAACCCTCCAATATTagttctattttacagatgagaaaactgaggttcagaggtgttaagtaacttgcccaaggccatacagTTGCAAAGTTCGACCTGGAATTTAGgactgtctgactccaaaatcaACAGTCTTTATTTactttacttttcaattttaaataattctaacctatagaaaagttgaaagaaaatcacaaaaaaacccttcatctAGATTCACCATTTGTCCATACTTGTTTCTCTTTAAACATACATACCTGTTATTATGCTGAATCATTTAACAGTAAATTATAAACCAGCACTGTCCaaaagaactttctgcaatggTGGAAATGTTCATATCTGTACTGTCCAATATGATAGgtagtagccacatgtggttatttaaatttaagtgaATTAAACTTAACttaccacatttcaaatgctcactAGTCTGTGGCTTGTGGCCACTATATTGAATAGCAGTTATAGATATTATACTCCCTAACCTCTAAATACTTAGGTGTATATTTCCTaaagaacaaggacattctctcACATAACTGCAATCCAATTAGAGTTCAGGAAATGCAACACTGACACAACACCATTACATAATACATTGTCATATTCAAATTTGGCTAATGGTCCCAATAACATCTACTGTAGTaatttcctccttcttccccagtCAGGGGCCACACATTGTATTCAGCTCTCTCTTGTCTCCTTTAGATTCtcagcctttctttgtctctcatgacattggcatttttgaagaatacaggccagttgtttaaaatgaagaatttaatgaatttaaataaattatgattatttaaaaattacaataattatttaaatgaattatttaaaatgaataatttctagAGATTTGTTGTATAATACTGTGCTTATAGTTAACAGTgctgtacatttaaaaacttgTTAAGAAAGAGGGTAGATCTCGTGCTGtctgttcttaccacaataattTTGTAAAAGTCTCTTAATTCAGGGTTTCCTGACAATCAGATTGAAGATATGCACTTTGGGGTAAGAATATCTTAGAAGTGATGTGTTTCTGTCAGCCTATTCCATCAGAACAAAGCCCACAACCCGGAAGTCCTACGGAAATATCAGAGGTCAACCTGAGAGGACTAGGTTTCTCCCTACTTAaaaaccttcagtggctccctatCATTACTAGGACAAAACCCACACTCCTTGGTAGGCACCAAAGGTTTTGGACTCTACCTTGCAGCCTTGTCTCCAGCCTCTCCAGTCACAAGGAATGACTCACAGCTCCCCCAAAACATGCCAGGCTCTTCCATGTCCTGTGTCGTTTCCTCCACACCCCCTCACCTGGTGAACTCCTCCTCTTCGTTCAAACATCATCTCCTCCAGAGAAGTTTCAGTGATTTCATCAGAGTGACCTCCTTTCAGACTGTACTCTAGAAGCCTTTTATAGAGACCCCCTTTACAGGTGACATTTACCATGCTGCAATAATTTGGCTACATGTCTGCATCCCCCGTGTCTCCAGTCATGTAGCAAATCTTTTTTgaccacctactatgtgccaggcactatggtaAGTGCTCGAAATAGAAAAGCCACGCCTGATCCCTTTCTCATAAAGTTTGTGGTCTATGACAGCAGCAGACAATTAAGGAGTTACAAAAGTGTCGCACTAGGCCCTACTGTGTCCCTGGCACCCAGAAGGTGCTCAATGTTTGCCCAGTGAATGAATGTGACCAAAGAGGAGATGGCACTGAAGGGCGGGGTGCACTGGGATGGGGTGGGTGCCATGGGTTACCTGGAGGCCTATAGACAACCTGTTGACCCCTGCTGCCCCGAACTCTGCCAGTCTGGAGCCTGGAGCTGAAGTAGGATTAACCTCCAATGTGACTTCCGAGTCTGCAGGCAGGTGGGCTGTCTGTGCCACAGCCTCCAGGACAGCAGCCACCGTGTGGGGACTGGCTAGACTGGGGGTCCCCCCACCAAAGAACACAGACTCCACCCTGGGGAAAAAGGATGGAGAAATGAGACCTGGGGGAGCCCTCTGGGTTGCCTGCACCTATCCCCCACCACTCCTCCAAATATTTCCCAAAACGCTGCCTACAGCCCCCACTACCCACCATTGCACCCCACTGAGCCGCAGCAGCGTCTGCGCTTCGGTCACCAGACACTTCTGCATGGCAGCCTCCTCCACGCGGCGAGGGATGTACTTGTTGAAGTTGCAGTAACTGCAGCGCTTCTCGCAGTAAGGCCACTGGGGGCAGTGAGTGCACGTGCGCGGTGAGAGCTGCCCTGGCCACTTCCAGGGTTCAGGCGCACAtatccccaaccccacccccaccctatcCCGAGGTCCTTCCACAGTAGCTAGGACATCTAAGCCACACAACTCCCCAAGGCAGGTCGCACTGGGGTGATTACATCCACTTCgatgtgagaaaactgaggctcactcCTTTGTTAGGCTGCCTCTTCCAACCAGCAGACGTCAGGAAGGAACTCAACCCAAGCTCTTTCTGGGATCATATAAGTTTCATACAATTTTCCTATGGGCCATTTTCCCAGCTACCGAATCAGAACACtgctcttaaaaaatttttttcttgctaagaGGAAAATTGTTATGAAATTTGAACCATTTGGTCAGAGTCACTGAGCCGGTGAGTAGGAGAGACTTCAGGTTTCTGGACCAAGTCATTTCCCTGCCAAGGCACAAGGTCCCATCCCAGACCTCGTACGGGGGCACGGAAACACGGCAGGCGGGTTCACAGAGTGACAAACCGCCACCTGGGTTTTGGACCGCCACGGTCACAGCCACGGCTGCGGCCACACACCGTGGGCTCCGCCCCCGCCCCTACTCACGTGTACGTAAAGCGCTGCGCGCCGGCTCGCAGGCTCAGGACTCGGGGACTCTCCTGCGTTCTCCACGCGGCGGCTCCTCTGGGCCGCTCTGGCTGCTGCCGCCCAGACGCGGGCCCGGGCTCCGGGGAACGCCATGGCGCCCGGCGTAGCACGGGGCACGGACCCCAACAGGAGACGCGCGCAGGGATCACTGTGAGTGCGCAGCCGGCGGAAGGAAGAGGGGCTGCGTTACCGCGCGACGAGAGGGCCCGGGCCCGGGGCTGCGGCGCCACCTGCCGGGCGCCCGGGCGCTCACCGCGGCCGCCTGTCGGTTCTTTCCCCAGGCCGCGTGGGGCGGGCTGCCTAGCTTTTGGCACCTTGTGCCCGGGCGAGTCCCCGGACCCATCCAGGAGCTCTTAGATCGTTCAGTCAATTCCTTGACATTTGATGTGCCTGGCTCAGAACTGGGCGCTGGGGACATCTAGGTGCATAAAGCCAGGTTGCATTCTGACAGGAGAGAGGCAAGCCAGCCAGCCAGGACAGGCAAGACATATTAATTCCGTGCCTGCTGGACACCAGAGCCGTGTGCCTCAGTGCTGTGAGGTCATCTGTTGTAAGAGTATGGGAGTCAGTAGGGCAGAAGAGACACTTGGGCTGgatctttcttttaatttcatttacaacTATTTGGGAGAGGGGAGGTCTTGAACTCTtcggcctcaagcgatcctcctgcctcagcatccagaataactaaggattacaggcatgagccaccaccaggGCTATGCACGGGATCTTGGAGGAGCAGAAAATCCCAGGGGCAATTGGCTTGGCCGGGAGAGTAGGCTGTTTTGGGTCAGGCCAACCCAAGCATCTGGAGGTGTACGTGCTGGGAGGACAGTCAGATGGTGTGTGCAGGAGAGATGGGGAAGGCGCAGGGGAAGGcctggggaagcaggcacctgAACAACTGTCCCACAAAGCAGAAACATCAGGGACTTCAGAGGCAGGCGGTGCAGGACAGTTCTCCCAGTGGCCTTGAACTGACCTGGTTCTCCCCTCCTTTCTTGCTtgtagttctcaagaataactgtagacgcctgtaatcccagcactttgggaggccgaggcgggcagatcacttgagatcagaagttcaacaccagcctagccaacatgctgaaaccccgtctctaccaaaaataaaaaaattatccaggcgtggtggtgggcacctgtaatcccagctacatgggaggctgagcagggagaatccctcgaacctgcgaggcagaggttgcagtgagctgagacagtgcactgcactccagcctgggtgatggagaaagactgtctcaataaataaataaataaaactgtagaGGGTGCAGAGAATGCAACATCCTGAGGGAAGGAAGGACTGGCCAGCACAGCCATGCTCTGTTCCAGTACCTCTAGAAAAAGGATGTCCTTCAGCACTTCAGCCCAACATGTCACATGGCCCCAGGGTATAAAACCCAGGGcagaagccgggcgcagtggctcactcatgtaatcccagcactttgggaggctgatgcgggcggatcacaaggtcaggagattgagaccatcctggctaacatggtgaaaccctatctttactaaaaatacaaaaaactagccaggtgtggtggggcgtgcctgtagtcccagctactcaggaggctgaggcaggagaattgcttgaacctgggaggcggaagttgcagtgagcccagatggcgccactgcactccagcctgggagacagagtgagactgtatcaaacaaacaaacaaaaaacagggtgGGCTTGTTTCTGGGGCCCCTCAGCTTCAGTACAAGTccagctggctgggcgtggtggctcacgcctgttatcacaacactgggaggccgaggcaggtggatcaactgaggtcagaagttcaagaccagcctggccaacatggcgaaactctgtttctactaaaaaaaaaaaaaaaaatagctggacatggtagtgcacacctgtaatcccagctaccagggaggctgaggcaggaaaattgcttgaatcccggggttcacaccactgcactccagcctgggtgaaagagcgagactccatctcaaaacaaacaaactaacaaaaaaaaagttgggcatgCGCAGACAGCAGTCCATCCCCCATCTGCCTCGCAGCTTTCCTGAGCCTTAGGGGTCCAGCTCCAAATGAATCCCAGCCTTCTGTTGTCCCTTAGTGCCTACCTATAGGTAATAAACACGTTGCATGTCACTTGTGTTTGCCTCGCTGGACTCAGCGTTATGTAACTTGTGGGTGTTTGCCTCACTGGACTCTGACAAGTTGGTAACCAGTGTGCAGTGAACCTGCCTAACAGACAGCTGAGTTCTgatccagctgtgtgaccttgagcaagataCAGAACCTCCCTGAGTTTCTGTTGGGTCATTCATGAAGTGGGACCAATGGCTACTTGAAAGGATTGTTGGGAAGATTTGGAGAGAAAATAATGTGAAAGTACCTAGCGTAGAGCCTGGTACTGAAAATACCTTAAACCTAtgttcatttcttaaaaagtcaaGAGGAGGCTGCTGCTGCCTTGGGCAGGCATGCTGGGAGGTAAGGGGGCAGGCACACTGGGAGGTAAGGGGGCACGCAGGAGGCAAGTTTCCATTCCTGTGAACTGGGAACCTATGTGCCTTTTGGAAcccagctgtttttatttcttgggtCAAGGTACAACCTGCTTTATCTGGCCCTGCCTACTAGGGATGCCCCAGGTTCAccaatcaaaacaaataaaaaataaaaatgaggttgGTTGGGGAGGAAGGGGGCTGGGGGATGGCAGATAATAGTTAAAgagtatggggtttctttcttaGGTGAtgacaatatttaaaattgactgtggtgatagttacacatatttgtgaatatactaaagacCACTGAATTCTATACTTTAAATGGTGgattgtcccagcactttgagagactgaggcaggaggattgcttgagcccatgagttctagaccagcctaagcaacatagcaagatcctatctctacatttaaaaattagttaagaCATGGTAGCACATTCCGaccgtcccagctactcaggaggctgaggtgggaggactgcttgagcccaggagttgaaggctgcagtgagctatgatcatgtcactgcagtgagtcactgcactccagcactgcactgtcactgcactccagcgtgggtgacagaatgagatcctgtcatgtcactgcactccagcatgtcactgcactccagcatgggtgacagaatgagatcctgtctctagaaaatGGGGAGGGGGAGTGAACTGGAgagtatgtgaattacatctcaatcaagctgttatatatataaaaaaagaatactttttgCTAGACTAATCTGgcaacaatgtgaaaaagaattaaattagagtagcttaaaaataaaaaattggggccaggtgcagtggttcatgcctgtaatcccagcactttggtaggctgaggcaggcggatggcttgaggtcaggagtttgaggaccagcctggccaacatggtgaaacctcgcctctactaaaaatacaaaaattagttgggtgtggtggtgggtacaagaaatcccagctacttgggagggtgaggcaggagagtcacttgaatctgggaggcagaggttgcagtgaactgagattgcaccactacactccagcctgggtgacagggcaagactccatctcaaacaacaacaacaataacaacaacaacaaaaatgggtTGGTATCTCAAAGGGATACCAAGGATGAGGGTTAAATTAAGTATATAATCCACATCAAGGTGCTCTGCACTCTCAATGACAAGGAATAGGAGGTCTGAAAGTGCTAGTTTCCCTCAGTGTCTTCCCTTCTCCATCCTGTAGTAGCTGCCAAGAGAGCCCACCAGCAAGAGGccaaaaaaaacagaagctcTTTATGCCAAATCACAAGGACAGACAGGGGAATGTGGTGGATGGACAGGAGGAGGGCCTGGGCGGACCCTTCCTCCCGCTTTATTCACAGATTTAGATGTCGTTCCATCTGCTCTCGAAGTTTGAATTTCTGGatctagaggaaagaaaaaggagtcaGGGTGACCAGCTGTCTTGGTTCACCCAAGAATAAGGGGTTTCTCAGGCTCTTAGTGCCAAAACAGGGAAAGTCCCCAGGCAAACCAGGATTAGGTGACCCGGTCACCCTACTGCCAGCCTCTCCACACCCATTGCTGGAGGAAACAGAGGTGCCCAGGCTGCCCTCCCCAGTCTCCTCCACCTTACACACCTTTCCTGAAATGGTGAGGGGGTAGTTTGTGACAAACACGATGTACCTCGGAATCTTGAAGTGAGAGATCTGCAGACCAGAGGGAGGGAGGTAAGGCGTGGGGCTGGGCAAGCTCACAGGGGTATGGGAAGGGGACCAGGGGCTGGCCTGGCTGGGAGTCAGCTTCATCAAGGGCAGAGCAATCCCCACCCCAGGCTGGTTGGCAGAGAAGTGGGTGAGCAAAGAACCGAGCAGCATCAGCTCGGTTGGGCGGAGGCTCCCACCTTCCCTTTGCAGAAAGCTTTGATCTCCTCCACTGTGGTCTCCTCCCCGTCCTTCAGCCGAATGCAGGCACAAATCTCTTCCCCCATCCGATCGTCCTTCACTCCCACCACCTTCCAGGGCCACAGAAAAATATCAGACATCACcgtgtttatgtgtgtttcttGTTTCTGGGGGCTCACCTGAGCCAGGTGCCTCACCTGCACTTCCTGCACCTTCGGGTGCGTGTGAAAGAAGTCCTCGAGCTCTGCGGGGTAGATGTTCTCACCACCCCGGATGATCATATCCTTAGAGCGGCCCACGATCTTGCAGAAGCCCTGCTCGTTCATTGTGGCGACATCTCTGTAAGGAAAGCCCAGGGGCAACCTGTCATCTCTGCCTTGTTCACTCACTTGCCTGCTCACTCGTGAAACATTTATTGACCAGCTACTGTGTGTCTTCCGCTGCTCTAGA of Nomascus leucogenys isolate Asia unplaced genomic scaffold, Asia_NLE_v1 Super-Scaffold_258, whole genome shotgun sequence contains these proteins:
- the RSAD1 gene encoding radical S-adenosyl methionine domain-containing protein 1, mitochondrial, with the translated sequence MAFPGARARVWAAAARAAQRSRRVENAGESPSPEPASRRAALYVHWPYCEKRCSYCNFNKYIPRRVEEAAMQKCLVTEAQTLLRLSGVQWVESVFFGGGTPSLASPHTVAAVLEAVAQTAHLPADSEVTLEVNPTSAPGSRLAEFGAAGVNRLSIGLQSLDDTELRLLGRTHSACDALRTLAEARRLFPGRVSVDLMLGLPAQQVELWLGQLQELLHHCDDHLSLYQLSLERGTALFAQVQRGALPAPDPELAAEMYQRGRVILREAGFHQYEVSNFARNGALSTHNWTYWQCGQYLGIGPGAHGRFMPQGAGGHTREARIQTLEPDNWMKEVMLFGHGTRKRVPLGRLELLEEVLALGLRTNVGITHQHWQQFEPQLTLWDVFGANKEVQELLERGLLQLDHRGLRCSWEGLAVLDSLLLTLLPQLQEAWQQRTPSPVPGG